The Enteractinococcus fodinae genome has a segment encoding these proteins:
- the pucL gene encoding factor-independent urate hydroxylase: MTSNTAETKQAGSGTVRLAANQYGKAENHVVRVYRDSARHSIRDLNVTSQLRGDFELAHTEGDNEHVVATDTQKNTVFAKAKENGIESPEQFLLGLADHFTSNFDWVTGGRWAAEEYGWSRINDHDHSFYKSAPEIRTAVVMRNGDRDIVISGFYDLTVLKTTASGFVGYPKDKYTTLPETEDRILATDIATRWRYNTTDIDYDATYKRVKEIILETFTDHYSYALQHTLYQMAEKVIASVPEIDEIKFSCPNKHHFLYDLERFDIDNPNEVFHAADRPYGLIEATVARADVELDERDWIGIAGFC; the protein is encoded by the coding sequence ATGACCAGCAATACAGCGGAGACAAAACAGGCAGGATCCGGCACTGTTCGCCTCGCCGCTAATCAGTACGGGAAAGCCGAAAACCATGTGGTGCGTGTGTATCGCGATAGTGCACGCCATAGCATCCGGGATCTGAACGTTACCTCTCAGTTGCGCGGCGACTTTGAACTTGCCCACACTGAAGGTGATAACGAACACGTCGTAGCGACTGATACCCAGAAAAACACCGTATTTGCCAAGGCCAAGGAAAACGGCATTGAGTCACCGGAACAGTTCCTTCTGGGGCTTGCAGATCACTTCACCAGTAATTTCGACTGGGTGACCGGCGGCCGGTGGGCTGCCGAAGAATACGGGTGGTCACGGATCAATGACCACGACCACTCATTCTATAAGTCTGCGCCAGAAATTCGTACGGCTGTTGTAATGCGCAACGGTGACCGCGACATTGTGATCTCCGGGTTTTACGATCTGACCGTCCTCAAGACGACTGCTTCAGGCTTCGTGGGCTACCCGAAAGATAAGTACACGACACTGCCTGAAACCGAAGACCGTATCCTGGCGACTGATATCGCCACCCGCTGGCGCTACAACACGACAGATATCGATTACGATGCTACGTACAAGCGCGTGAAAGAGATCATTTTAGAGACCTTCACCGATCACTACTCTTACGCGCTGCAGCACACGCTGTATCAGATGGCAGAAAAAGTCATCGCCTCGGTTCCCGAAATCGATGAAATCAAGTTCTCGTGCCCCAATAAGCACCACTTCCTCTACGACCTCGAGCGCTTCGATATCGACAACCCCAATGAAGTCTTCCATGCGGCGGATCGTCCCTACGGCCTCATCGAAGCAACGGTTGCACGGGCTGATGTCGAACTTGATGAACGTGATTGGATCGGTATTGCAGGCTTCTGCTAG
- a CDS encoding bifunctional allantoicase/(S)-ureidoglycine aminohydrolase, translating to MTASYYAPHGGHPPQTDLLTDRAVVTEAYTVIPRGVLRDIVTSVLPEWEGTRSWILNRPVSGGATTFAQLLVEVEPGGGSDHPEPQPEVQGLIFLMEGTLEVTYQGETHELTPGGFAYLPAGEQWRIRATGDAPARFNWIRKRYEPLAGHVPTAQFGNEQDLEPSGMPGTNNAWRTTRLLDPDDLAYDMHVNIVTFEPGAVIPFAETHVMEHGIYILEGKAVYRLNTDWVEVQEGDYFSLRAFCPQACYAGGPSNFRYLLYKDVNRQVML from the coding sequence ATGACCGCATCGTATTATGCGCCCCACGGTGGCCATCCCCCACAAACCGACCTCCTGACGGATCGGGCGGTGGTTACCGAAGCATATACGGTCATACCGCGAGGGGTTTTACGAGACATCGTGACCTCAGTACTGCCAGAATGGGAAGGTACCCGATCATGGATACTGAACCGGCCAGTCAGTGGCGGAGCGACGACCTTTGCACAACTGCTGGTTGAAGTCGAACCTGGTGGCGGCTCGGATCACCCCGAACCACAACCGGAAGTCCAAGGACTCATTTTCCTCATGGAAGGAACCCTCGAGGTTACCTACCAGGGTGAAACGCATGAGCTCACACCGGGCGGTTTCGCCTATTTACCGGCTGGAGAGCAGTGGCGTATACGAGCTACCGGAGATGCGCCGGCGCGGTTCAACTGGATCCGCAAGCGCTACGAACCGCTCGCTGGCCATGTTCCCACCGCACAGTTTGGCAACGAGCAGGACCTAGAACCTTCCGGTATGCCTGGAACTAATAATGCTTGGCGTACAACACGGTTACTGGATCCTGATGATCTCGCATATGACATGCACGTCAACATCGTCACGTTCGAACCCGGCGCGGTCATTCCGTTTGCCGAAACGCATGTCATGGAACATGGGATTTACATCCTGGAAGGTAAAGCCGTCTACCGGTTGAATACCGACTGGGTAGAAGTTCAAGAGGGCGATTACTTCTCGCTGCGGGCGTTTTGTCCGCAAGCCTGCTATGCGGGCGGCCCTTCGAACTTCCGCTACCTGTTATACAAGGACGTAAACCGTCAGGTTATGCTCTAG
- the uraH gene encoding hydroxyisourate hydrolase — translation MSFVTAHVLDASLGTPAAGVHISLQHSDGVEIAQAVTNDDGRVPDLGPETLASGIYRITFGTGDYFASRNVETFYPSITIDFKVDAGQKHYHVPLLLSPFAYSTYRGS, via the coding sequence ATGAGTTTTGTTACCGCCCATGTGCTAGATGCCTCCCTTGGCACCCCTGCTGCAGGTGTGCATATTTCCTTGCAGCACAGCGATGGTGTCGAGATTGCCCAGGCTGTCACCAATGATGACGGTCGTGTGCCCGATTTGGGCCCTGAAACCCTGGCGTCCGGAATTTACCGGATTACCTTTGGAACCGGCGACTATTTCGCCAGCCGGAACGTTGAGACGTTCTATCCGTCTATCACCATCGATTTCAAAGTCGATGCCGGGCAGAAGCACTATCACGTTCCGTTGCTGTTGAGTCCGTTCGCGTATTCCACCTACCGCGGCAGCTGA
- the uraD gene encoding 2-oxo-4-hydroxy-4-carboxy-5-ureidoimidazoline decarboxylase, giving the protein MDVQTFNELSPAEAEKLVRPCLDVPRWMDDIVQGRPYTDVNELLDRAEQSGKKLTPSEVNQALAHHPRIGERAEGETEEATLSRREQAGLGIDDDTQAQLKQGNAEYEKRFDQVFLIRAAGRSSQEILAELRRRLQNSPEDEVAETAEQLNQIARLRLEGLFS; this is encoded by the coding sequence GTGGATGTGCAGACTTTTAATGAGCTCTCGCCAGCCGAGGCTGAAAAGCTGGTTAGGCCGTGTCTCGACGTCCCACGCTGGATGGACGATATCGTCCAAGGTCGGCCCTACACCGACGTAAACGAGCTCCTTGATCGTGCCGAACAGTCCGGTAAGAAGTTAACACCATCTGAAGTGAACCAGGCACTGGCTCATCACCCTCGCATCGGCGAACGAGCCGAAGGTGAGACGGAAGAAGCGACGCTCTCCCGACGTGAACAGGCCGGTTTAGGTATCGACGACGATACCCAAGCTCAACTAAAGCAAGGAAACGCTGAGTACGAGAAGCGATTCGACCAGGTCTTTCTCATCCGGGCGGCAGGTCGTAGCTCCCAGGAAATTCTCGCAGAGCTACGCCGACGTCTCCAGAACTCACCCGAAGATGAAGTGGCCGAAACCGCAGAGCAGCTTAATCAAATCGCACGACTTCGGTTAGAAGGATTGTTTTCATGA
- the aceB gene encoding malate synthase A: MTTETATIKVVGRRDLPGAEEILTAEALNFLEKLHQRFAATREELLEARVTAREEAAKAGGMDFLPETREVRESEWQVAPAPEKFRDRRVEITGPVAPAKMAINALNSGAKVWLADLEDASAPFWSNVLESQLNLYDAARRQLSFTSPDGKSYSLREDGELATVVVRPRGWHLSEKNIEVNGERAIGALVDFGLHFFHNAALLHTNGEGPFYYLPKLESYLEARLWNDIFTFAEAELGLEHGIVRATVLIETIPAAFQMDEILYELRDHAAGLNAGRWDYLFSIIKTFREAGEKFILPDRADVSMTAPMMRAYTDLLVKTCHRRGAFAIGGMAAFIPNRREPETTKNAFEKVHADKKREAEDGFDGSWVAHPDLVEICVEEFTKVLGDKPNQLDRQRDDVNVTAEDLLDVSSAPGQVTEAGVRDNLYVAVAYIAAWLGGSGAVAIHNLMEDAATAEISRSQIWQQIANQVTAADTGEVITAERVATILEEEVARLREEVNDDERFERYYQPAADIVKQMTSGREEDFVTFLTIPAYEVID; encoded by the coding sequence ATGACTACAGAAACTGCAACCATCAAAGTCGTCGGACGCCGTGACTTACCTGGCGCCGAAGAAATCCTCACTGCAGAGGCACTGAACTTCCTTGAAAAACTCCACCAGCGCTTCGCGGCCACGCGAGAGGAGCTACTCGAAGCTCGCGTGACCGCACGTGAGGAAGCGGCTAAAGCGGGCGGTATGGACTTCTTACCCGAAACCCGTGAGGTCCGCGAATCCGAGTGGCAAGTCGCCCCGGCACCGGAGAAGTTCCGCGACCGTCGCGTCGAAATAACTGGTCCCGTTGCCCCAGCGAAAATGGCAATTAACGCACTGAATTCCGGGGCCAAAGTCTGGCTGGCTGACCTTGAAGATGCTTCGGCACCGTTCTGGAGCAACGTCCTGGAATCCCAGCTGAACCTCTACGACGCGGCTCGTCGCCAGCTGTCCTTCACCTCTCCCGATGGTAAGTCCTATAGCCTCCGCGAAGACGGAGAACTAGCAACCGTCGTGGTACGTCCACGCGGCTGGCACCTGAGCGAAAAGAACATCGAAGTCAACGGTGAACGTGCCATCGGAGCCCTGGTCGATTTCGGTCTGCACTTCTTCCACAACGCAGCACTGCTGCATACCAACGGCGAAGGCCCGTTCTACTACCTGCCGAAGCTTGAGTCTTACCTCGAGGCGCGGCTGTGGAATGACATCTTTACCTTCGCCGAGGCTGAACTCGGCCTCGAGCACGGTATTGTGCGAGCGACTGTGTTGATCGAAACCATTCCGGCCGCTTTCCAGATGGACGAGATCTTGTACGAATTGCGCGATCACGCCGCCGGACTGAACGCTGGTCGCTGGGACTACCTGTTCTCGATTATCAAAACTTTCCGTGAAGCCGGCGAAAAATTCATTCTGCCCGACCGTGCCGATGTGTCGATGACCGCACCGATGATGCGCGCCTACACCGACCTACTGGTCAAAACCTGTCACCGCCGCGGCGCGTTTGCGATTGGCGGTATGGCAGCGTTCATCCCGAACCGTCGCGAGCCAGAAACCACAAAGAACGCCTTCGAGAAGGTGCATGCCGATAAGAAGCGTGAAGCAGAAGACGGCTTTGACGGCTCATGGGTCGCACACCCAGACCTCGTGGAAATCTGCGTTGAGGAATTCACCAAAGTCCTCGGCGATAAACCAAATCAGCTGGACCGGCAACGGGACGATGTCAATGTCACCGCTGAAGATCTGCTGGATGTGTCGTCCGCTCCAGGGCAGGTGACCGAGGCAGGAGTGCGTGACAACCTGTATGTCGCAGTGGCTTACATTGCGGCCTGGCTCGGTGGAAGCGGGGCTGTAGCAATCCACAACCTGATGGAAGACGCTGCAACCGCAGAAATTTCACGCTCCCAGATTTGGCAACAAATCGCCAATCAGGTCACCGCAGCAGACACCGGTGAAGTTATCACAGCAGAGCGAGTCGCGACCATCCTTGAAGAAGAGGTCGCCCGCCTGCGCGAGGAAGTCAACGACGATGAACGCTTCGAACGCTACTACCAACCGGCTGCTGACATCGTCAAGCAGATGACCTCCGGCCGCGAAGAAGATTTCGTTACCTTCCTCACCATTCCTGCCTACGAGGTGATCGACTAG
- a CDS encoding PaaI family thioesterase: MSWEDPKPGLAQMPTMAGLDFIKKIAAGELPGAPMASHLNMTITEVEHGTVTFQGTPDESHYNPIGMVHGGYVCTLLDSALGCALHTTLPAGVGYTSIDINTNFLRPVTVDSAPLSCTGRVVKAGRRVGFAEGEVLDAAGKVVATASSSLLIFPMESAG, translated from the coding sequence GTGAGTTGGGAAGACCCGAAACCGGGCCTGGCACAGATGCCCACGATGGCTGGTCTTGACTTCATCAAAAAGATCGCCGCCGGAGAGCTCCCGGGGGCCCCGATGGCCAGTCATCTGAACATGACGATCACCGAGGTCGAACACGGCACGGTCACCTTCCAGGGCACACCAGATGAGTCCCACTACAACCCCATCGGCATGGTGCACGGCGGATACGTGTGTACGCTGCTCGATTCGGCCCTGGGTTGTGCACTCCACACGACCCTGCCGGCAGGTGTCGGTTACACGTCCATTGATATTAACACAAATTTTTTGCGCCCAGTTACGGTTGACAGCGCTCCTCTTAGTTGCACGGGCCGCGTGGTCAAGGCCGGGCGCCGTGTAGGATTTGCTGAAGGGGAAGTCCTCGACGCGGCTGGCAAAGTTGTGGCGACCGCTTCGAGCTCGCTGTTGATTTTCCCGATGGAATCCGCTGGGTGA
- a CDS encoding IclR family transcriptional regulator: MIDTQQKNTPTSPKSAKAGVQSVERAFKLLGLIADAGGQATLSELAERADLPMPTIHRLLRTLVNLGCARQLQDRGYALGPTLMRLGDLAGQQIGDIVRPHLRGLVASLGETANIAVLDGDMMVYAAQVPSEHSMRMFTEVGRRVHLSATGVGKAVLPNLEEARVAQIIHSTGMPRLTEKSITDFGELKAELERIRERGYAIDEEEQELGVRCFAVNIDGAPTPMAVSVSGPTSRLDDEFAERAVPLLQAAARDISADLNRVEL; this comes from the coding sequence ATGATCGACACGCAGCAGAAAAACACCCCGACCTCGCCAAAGTCTGCAAAGGCAGGTGTGCAGTCTGTTGAGCGGGCGTTTAAGCTGCTGGGTCTCATTGCTGATGCCGGTGGGCAGGCTACACTCAGCGAACTGGCTGAGCGAGCTGATCTGCCCATGCCAACGATTCACCGTCTCTTGCGTACACTGGTAAATTTAGGTTGCGCTAGGCAATTGCAGGATCGCGGGTATGCGCTCGGGCCGACGCTGATGCGTTTGGGAGATCTTGCCGGTCAGCAGATTGGCGACATTGTTCGTCCGCATCTTCGAGGGTTAGTGGCCTCCTTAGGCGAGACAGCAAACATTGCCGTGCTCGACGGTGACATGATGGTCTACGCTGCCCAGGTGCCTTCGGAGCACTCTATGAGAATGTTCACCGAGGTCGGTCGTCGGGTCCATCTTTCGGCCACGGGTGTCGGCAAAGCCGTTCTGCCAAACCTTGAAGAAGCACGTGTCGCACAAATTATCCACTCCACCGGTATGCCGCGACTGACAGAGAAGTCCATCACGGATTTTGGGGAACTCAAAGCAGAACTGGAACGCATTCGCGAGCGCGGTTATGCCATCGATGAGGAGGAGCAAGAGCTTGGGGTCCGGTGTTTTGCCGTCAATATTGATGGTGCCCCAACCCCAATGGCCGTCTCGGTCTCGGGCCCCACAAGCCGACTCGATGATGAATTTGCGGAGCGAGCTGTGCCCCTGTTGCAAGCGGCTGCCCGAGACATCAGCGCGGACCTTAATCGCGTCGAGCTTTGA
- a CDS encoding AMP-binding protein: MDNIYTAFVDRVETHPNKAAVECDDGTAVTYRDLLEKSQRIASMLATAGVQPGDRVACQVQKSVRAVATYLAVLQIGGVYLPLNTAYTGAELQYFLDDAEPAAVVVDPAAASTVRDMRPTAALFTLDAAGNGTLSASDTRLTAVTPVGPGDPAAILYTSGTTGRSKGAVLTHENLASNCRALLEAWEFTETDRLIHALPIFHIHGLFVAINMSLTSGATLLWMDKFDVDGVVDRFTTATVLMGVPTFYTRLLASDRLTRSATANMRLFVSGSAPLLSADFDAFYDRTGHHILERYGMTETGMNTTNPYRGLRKAGSVGQPLPGVEVRVVEPHSGEALPAGQIGSIEVRGPNVFDRYWRNPEKTHEEKRDTGFFITGDQGFYDTDGYLHISGRSKDMIISGGYNVYPKEIEQLLDEHPAVVESAVIGVPHADLGEGVVAVVVTTNGRLPSEAELNDLLADQLARYKRPRAYRKVEHLPRNVMGKVQKAQLREQFATVLTERP; the protein is encoded by the coding sequence ATGGATAACATTTATACGGCTTTTGTAGACCGGGTCGAAACCCACCCGAACAAGGCGGCTGTGGAATGCGACGACGGCACCGCGGTCACCTATCGCGACCTGCTCGAAAAATCGCAACGCATCGCTTCGATGCTGGCCACGGCAGGCGTACAGCCCGGTGACCGCGTCGCCTGCCAAGTCCAAAAATCTGTGCGCGCCGTGGCGACCTACCTTGCTGTGCTACAAATCGGTGGCGTGTATTTGCCGCTGAACACCGCCTATACCGGTGCCGAGTTGCAATATTTTCTCGACGACGCTGAACCTGCCGCCGTCGTAGTGGATCCCGCTGCTGCCTCCACGGTGCGCGACATGCGACCCACCGCCGCGCTGTTTACCCTGGATGCGGCGGGAAATGGCACCCTGAGTGCCTCTGACACCAGACTCACGGCCGTGACCCCTGTGGGGCCAGGAGATCCTGCAGCGATCCTCTACACCTCTGGCACGACCGGGAGGTCCAAGGGCGCGGTGCTGACCCACGAGAATCTGGCCAGTAACTGTCGTGCCCTCTTAGAAGCGTGGGAATTCACCGAAACCGACCGGCTCATCCACGCGCTGCCCATCTTTCACATTCACGGGCTCTTCGTCGCGATCAACATGAGTTTGACGTCGGGCGCCACGCTGCTGTGGATGGACAAGTTCGACGTCGATGGGGTGGTGGACCGGTTCACGACGGCGACCGTGTTGATGGGGGTCCCCACCTTCTACACACGGCTGCTAGCCTCTGATCGGCTGACACGCAGCGCCACAGCGAACATGCGCTTATTCGTTTCGGGCTCCGCGCCGCTGCTGAGCGCAGACTTCGACGCGTTTTACGACCGCACAGGTCATCACATCCTGGAGCGCTATGGGATGACCGAGACAGGTATGAATACCACCAACCCGTACCGCGGCCTACGAAAAGCCGGCAGCGTCGGGCAACCGTTGCCCGGGGTGGAAGTACGCGTCGTGGAGCCGCACTCCGGTGAAGCATTGCCCGCCGGGCAGATCGGTTCGATCGAAGTGCGTGGCCCAAACGTCTTTGACCGGTACTGGCGAAATCCCGAGAAAACTCATGAAGAAAAACGCGACACCGGGTTCTTTATCACCGGTGATCAAGGATTTTATGACACCGACGGGTACCTTCATATCTCCGGACGATCGAAAGACATGATCATCTCGGGTGGGTACAACGTGTATCCGAAAGAAATTGAACAACTTCTCGATGAGCATCCCGCAGTGGTGGAGTCTGCCGTTATCGGTGTGCCCCACGCAGACCTGGGTGAAGGAGTGGTGGCCGTGGTGGTGACCACCAACGGGCGGCTGCCAAGTGAAGCGGAACTCAACGACCTGCTGGCAGACCAGCTGGCCCGCTATAAACGTCCTCGCGCGTACCGGAAAGTGGAGCACCTGCCGCGAAACGTCATGGGCAAAGTCCAAAAAGCCCAACTGCGCGAACAGTTCGCCACCGTGTTGACAGAGCGCCCTTAA
- a CDS encoding DUF6986 family protein produces MTLDQRLLDQVDQQLARTDELLSQRYPGDDGRRQAVHTVYTPADQFTPDVVARWGQQALEAVQQQGSMIDVVTQVLDQRADDAQYVERLADLVERKLTNEPIEDLRIDFEDGYGRRSDAEEDQHAIQAAKGVAQSLRDGIAPPFIGIRFKCMESDVRARGLRTLDLYLSTLVDEIGSLPESTVLTLPKVTTVDQVKAMNDVASALESGLGLDERQLRYEVQVETPQLIVGAEGQAEVSRVIHAGEGRITSLHYGTYDYSASLGIAAAYQAMDHPAADFAKNVMLTAVAGTGVHLSDGSTNILPLGNPQEVREAWGLHARLVARHLRRGIYQGWDLHAAQLPTRFIATFDFFNRSLESAVDRLGRYVRVESGSIMDEPATAKALARYIVRSTSCGAANPAEIQQRLGISEDVLLTLAATGLTPQMSANN; encoded by the coding sequence GTGACGCTAGATCAACGGCTCCTCGACCAAGTGGATCAGCAGCTCGCCCGCACAGATGAGCTGCTGTCCCAGCGGTACCCAGGTGATGACGGTCGGCGCCAAGCCGTCCACACGGTCTACACGCCGGCCGATCAGTTCACGCCTGACGTGGTCGCACGATGGGGCCAGCAAGCCCTTGAAGCGGTGCAGCAACAGGGCTCTATGATCGACGTGGTGACGCAGGTCCTTGATCAACGTGCTGACGATGCCCAATACGTCGAACGTCTGGCTGATCTTGTCGAACGCAAGCTCACCAATGAACCCATCGAAGATCTGCGCATCGATTTCGAAGACGGCTATGGGCGTCGATCAGATGCCGAAGAGGATCAGCACGCAATTCAGGCGGCGAAGGGTGTCGCTCAGAGTCTGCGTGACGGCATCGCTCCACCATTTATCGGGATTCGTTTCAAATGCATGGAATCCGATGTGCGAGCTCGCGGTCTGCGCACCTTAGATCTCTATCTTTCGACCCTCGTCGACGAAATAGGTTCGCTACCGGAATCAACCGTGTTGACGTTGCCGAAGGTAACGACGGTCGACCAGGTCAAGGCGATGAACGATGTCGCGTCCGCGCTGGAGTCTGGACTCGGGCTCGATGAGAGGCAACTGCGCTATGAAGTGCAGGTCGAAACACCGCAGCTTATCGTGGGGGCCGAGGGCCAAGCTGAGGTCTCCCGCGTGATCCATGCCGGAGAAGGGCGCATCACATCCCTACATTATGGGACCTATGATTACTCGGCTTCCTTAGGGATCGCCGCCGCCTACCAGGCGATGGACCACCCGGCTGCTGACTTTGCCAAAAACGTGATGCTCACGGCAGTCGCGGGCACCGGGGTACACCTATCCGACGGATCAACCAACATTCTGCCGCTGGGTAACCCACAGGAAGTCCGTGAGGCCTGGGGGCTGCATGCTCGCCTCGTGGCACGCCATCTTCGTCGTGGTATTTACCAGGGCTGGGATCTGCACGCAGCGCAGTTGCCAACGCGGTTCATCGCAACGTTTGATTTTTTCAACCGCTCGCTCGAGTCTGCGGTGGATCGGCTCGGACGATATGTTCGGGTCGAGTCGGGCTCGATCATGGATGAACCGGCAACGGCCAAAGCCTTGGCGCGCTATATTGTGCGAAGTACCTCGTGTGGCGCAGCCAACCCTGCAGAAATCCAACAGCGGCTTGGCATCAGCGAGGACGTATTGCTTACCCTGGCCGCCACCGGCTTGACACCCCAGATGTCGGCGAACAATTAG
- the paaZ gene encoding phenylacetic acid degradation bifunctional protein PaaZ: MTINAPAHTILPSFAQGQWQAPENPEKVAQVFDANTGEIITGVSSEDIDIAGMVDYARTVGQKSLGDLTIHQRALKLKELAQYLNGRKEELYEISFRAGATQRDHLIDTDGGISTLFVFSSKGRREMPNSNVVIDGQTEVLSRDGSFLGTHIYNRIPGVAVQINAFNFPVWGMLEKFAPSFIAGVPTIVKPATSTGYITEAAVRMMLESGILPEGSLQLLSGSARDLLDHLDYRDHVAFTGSLNTANTLRSHESVLNGGVRFTAEADSLNAAILGPDATEDTPEFDAFVKAVFVEMTAKAGQKCTAIRRVIVPESIKEPFITALADRLNDKVTVGAANAEGTTMGPLASKDQQQDVADATQQLIDAGGKVRLGGPDQVAQYDEAGAFFPPTILEFDDADTDAVHTVEAFGPVTSVITYQDDVNEAVRLAARGAGSLVATVTSNDDTFVADATLGISAHHGRVHVLNRDTAKSSTGHGSPLPHLVHGGPGRAGGGEELGGVRAVKHYMQRTAVQGSPDMLTAITGVWHQGAKANTVTREQVDNGTGEHPFRKPLDSLRIGDQFASELRHVSLQEILDFAEETGDKFYAHVDEEAAMANPFFPRRVAHGYLLVSWAAGLFVDAAPGPVLANYGLENLSFITPVTYDDSIRVTLTAKQITPRVTDEYGEVRWDAVLHNQNDEIVATYDVLTLVTKTWPEQYPQQ, from the coding sequence ATGACAATCAATGCACCAGCACATACGATCCTGCCCTCATTTGCTCAGGGACAGTGGCAGGCCCCTGAAAATCCGGAAAAAGTTGCGCAAGTATTTGACGCAAACACCGGCGAAATCATCACCGGCGTTTCCTCCGAGGACATCGATATTGCCGGCATGGTCGACTATGCCCGCACCGTTGGTCAGAAATCATTAGGTGACCTGACCATCCACCAGCGCGCTCTGAAGCTCAAAGAACTTGCCCAGTACCTGAACGGTCGGAAGGAAGAGCTCTATGAGATCTCTTTTCGCGCCGGTGCCACCCAGCGCGACCACTTGATCGATACTGACGGCGGCATTTCCACGCTCTTCGTGTTCTCTTCGAAGGGTCGCCGCGAGATGCCAAACAGCAACGTGGTCATCGATGGCCAGACCGAAGTGCTCTCCCGTGATGGCTCCTTCCTGGGTACCCACATTTATAACCGCATCCCCGGTGTAGCCGTTCAGATTAACGCGTTCAACTTCCCCGTGTGGGGCATGCTGGAGAAATTTGCACCCAGCTTCATTGCCGGTGTGCCAACCATCGTCAAGCCTGCAACCTCCACCGGGTATATCACCGAAGCTGCAGTCCGCATGATGTTGGAATCAGGCATCCTGCCGGAAGGTTCCCTCCAGCTGCTCTCAGGCTCGGCACGGGATCTGCTGGATCACCTGGACTACCGTGACCACGTTGCCTTTACCGGTTCGTTGAACACTGCCAACACCCTGCGCAGCCACGAAAGTGTGCTCAACGGTGGTGTACGGTTCACCGCCGAAGCTGACTCCCTCAACGCGGCAATTCTTGGCCCGGATGCCACAGAAGACACCCCAGAATTCGATGCTTTCGTCAAGGCCGTGTTCGTGGAAATGACCGCCAAGGCCGGCCAGAAATGTACCGCGATTCGTCGCGTCATTGTTCCTGAGTCGATCAAAGAGCCCTTCATTACTGCCTTGGCTGATCGTCTCAACGACAAGGTCACCGTAGGTGCCGCAAACGCTGAAGGCACCACCATGGGCCCGCTGGCTTCGAAAGACCAGCAACAGGATGTTGCCGACGCAACCCAGCAGCTCATTGATGCTGGTGGCAAGGTTCGTCTTGGTGGGCCAGATCAGGTCGCTCAGTACGATGAAGCCGGTGCGTTTTTCCCACCGACCATCTTAGAGTTCGACGACGCCGACACCGACGCGGTCCACACCGTGGAAGCATTCGGTCCGGTCACCTCGGTGATCACCTACCAGGATGACGTCAACGAAGCGGTTCGTTTGGCCGCTCGTGGCGCCGGCTCGCTGGTTGCCACCGTGACCTCCAACGACGACACCTTCGTCGCCGACGCGACGCTGGGCATTTCAGCCCACCACGGTCGTGTGCACGTGTTGAACCGTGACACCGCCAAGTCATCAACCGGTCACGGTTCCCCGCTGCCGCACCTGGTCCACGGTGGACCCGGTCGTGCAGGTGGCGGCGAAGAACTCGGTGGCGTGCGCGCGGTCAAGCATTACATGCAGCGCACCGCTGTGCAGGGTTCACCCGATATGCTCACCGCCATCACTGGCGTCTGGCATCAGGGGGCCAAAGCCAACACCGTCACGCGTGAACAAGTGGACAACGGCACGGGCGAACACCCATTCCGCAAGCCACTGGATAGCCTGCGGATCGGTGACCAGTTCGCTTCTGAACTGCGCCACGTCAGCCTGCAAGAGATCCTGGACTTCGCTGAAGAAACCGGTGATAAGTTCTACGCACACGTCGATGAAGAAGCCGCCATGGCCAACCCATTCTTCCCGCGTCGCGTGGCCCACGGTTACCTGCTGGTCTCTTGGGCAGCCGGTCTGTTCGTCGATGCCGCACCAGGTCCCGTCCTGGCCAACTACGGCTTAGAGAACCTGTCGTTCATCACCCCGGTCACTTACGATGACTCGATCCGAGTTACGTTGACCGCCAAGCAGATCACCCCGCGTGTCACCGATGAATACGGTGAGGTCCGCTGGGATGCCGTGCTGCACAACCAGAACGATGAGATCGTGGCAACCTACGACGTGCTGACCCTGGTCACTAAGACCTGGCCTGAACAATACCCACAGCAGTAA